In one window of Chryseobacterium sp. JV274 DNA:
- a CDS encoding type 1 glutamine amidotransferase domain-containing protein, translating into MKKLAFLMLAIFTIGFAQAQTKKSKNMKKKILFVVTSHDKKGSTGEDTGYYLGEVSHPWEVLHNAGYEIDFVSPKGGTPPVDGFDLKDPVNKEFWENKEYKNKIDHSMTPSQVNPKEYSTIFYAGGHGAMWDFADNKDLADIASKIYENGGIVAGVCHGPAGLVNIKLNNGKYLVDGKKINAFTNEEEAEVKLTDVVPFLLENKLKERGAQFEKSGLWQNHVVADQRVITGQNPQSAKRVGEAILKELNK; encoded by the coding sequence ATGAAAAAATTAGCGTTTTTAATGCTGGCGATCTTCACGATAGGATTCGCTCAGGCACAAACTAAAAAATCAAAAAATATGAAAAAGAAAATCTTATTCGTCGTAACCAGCCACGATAAAAAAGGCAGTACTGGTGAAGATACAGGATATTATCTGGGTGAAGTTTCTCATCCATGGGAAGTTCTTCACAATGCAGGATATGAAATTGACTTTGTAAGTCCGAAAGGCGGAACTCCTCCGGTAGACGGATTCGATTTGAAAGATCCTGTAAACAAAGAATTCTGGGAAAACAAGGAGTACAAGAACAAAATTGACCATTCTATGACACCCTCTCAGGTAAACCCGAAAGAGTATTCAACCATCTTTTATGCAGGAGGACATGGAGCCATGTGGGATTTTGCAGACAATAAAGACCTGGCAGATATCGCTTCAAAAATCTACGAAAACGGAGGTATTGTGGCAGGAGTATGTCATGGTCCGGCAGGATTGGTAAATATCAAACTGAATAACGGGAAATATCTTGTAGACGGAAAAAAAATCAATGCTTTCACTAACGAAGAGGAAGCTGAAGTAAAATTAACAGATGTAGTTCCTTTCCTATTAGAAAACAAGCTGAAAGAAAGAGGAGCACAATTTGAAAAATCAGGGCTTTGGCAGAACCATGTAGTTGCAGATCAAAGAGTGATCACAGGACAGAATCCTCAATCTGCAAAGAGAGTTGGAGAAGCTATTTTAAAAGAATTAAATAAATAA
- a CDS encoding putative quinol monooxygenase gives MKIHLTAIIKAKEEHQPEVLEVLQNMVKETRKEEPCELYSLHQGIEDKNEFVFYEIWKSKEGLDQHNQQPYIQAFGALVDEKLQEKPQIYITNII, from the coding sequence ATGAAAATTCATCTTACAGCAATTATAAAAGCCAAAGAAGAACATCAGCCAGAGGTATTGGAAGTTCTTCAGAATATGGTAAAAGAGACAAGAAAAGAAGAACCATGTGAGCTTTACAGCCTCCATCAGGGAATTGAAGACAAAAACGAATTTGTTTTCTATGAAATCTGGAAAAGTAAAGAGGGACTGGATCAGCACAATCAACAGCCTTATATTCAGGCTTTCGGGGCATTGGTAGATGAAAAGCTTCAGGAAAAACCACAGATTTATATTACCAATATCATTTAA
- a CDS encoding NAD-dependent epimerase/dehydratase family protein: MKKILITGITGYIGGTIAKKLLDRNYEVTGLVRNEAHVQELESLGIKTIIGNIHNEDLIKTAVAGVDAVIHNADSADDAYAVDNFIKAMEGSHKTFIFTSGSAIFGGKENGKRSDFVYTEDFPLTPRLEMASRVLINNYVLQSVQKGIRSIVIVPTMVYGEGLGIKKDSIQIPALVNFSQKKGHGVYFGEGENIWSNLHIEDLADLYVLALEKAKEGSIYYAENGASSLKNIAGVISKKYNLEPAQSLSIQDAVDNFGPAGGYFGFASNSRCNADKARTELEWKPIYNSIENFI, encoded by the coding sequence ATGAAAAAAATATTGATAACAGGTATTACCGGCTATATAGGAGGTACTATCGCTAAAAAACTGCTTGACAGAAATTATGAAGTAACCGGATTAGTTCGTAACGAAGCTCATGTACAGGAACTGGAATCGTTGGGCATCAAAACCATTATTGGGAATATCCACAATGAAGATTTAATAAAAACAGCCGTTGCCGGCGTTGATGCAGTAATCCATAATGCTGATTCTGCGGATGATGCTTATGCTGTGGATAATTTTATCAAAGCAATGGAAGGAAGCCATAAAACATTCATATTTACTTCCGGATCTGCTATTTTCGGAGGTAAAGAAAATGGTAAAAGAAGTGATTTTGTGTATACTGAAGATTTCCCTCTGACTCCAAGACTGGAAATGGCATCAAGGGTTCTCATTAACAATTATGTTCTTCAGTCCGTTCAAAAAGGGATAAGAAGTATCGTTATTGTTCCTACTATGGTTTATGGAGAAGGTCTTGGTATAAAAAAAGACAGTATCCAGATTCCGGCTTTGGTTAATTTTTCTCAGAAAAAAGGCCACGGTGTTTATTTTGGAGAAGGTGAAAATATCTGGTCCAACTTACATATTGAAGATTTGGCAGATCTTTATGTACTGGCCTTGGAGAAAGCGAAAGAAGGCTCTATCTATTATGCAGAAAATGGTGCTTCATCTTTAAAAAACATTGCCGGAGTTATCAGTAAAAAATACAACCTGGAACCAGCCCAATCTTTAAGTATACAGGACGCTGTTGACAATTTCGGTCCTGCAGGCGGCTACTTCGGCTTTGCATCCAACAGCAGATGTAATGCAGACAAAGCCAGAACAGAACTGGAATGGAAACCTATCTATAACTCAATTGAAAATTTTATTTAA
- a CDS encoding NAD(P)H-dependent oxidoreductase has product MKKVLIINGGQNFGHSGGKYNQTIAENTLAALKEFDNVEVKITNVSENYDKHEEVQKFVWADYIIYHTPIWWFQLPNGLKRYIDEVFTAGHAKGIYMSDGRKAENPEINYGTGGMLGGRKYMLTTSWNAPATAFTLPGEFFSETSVDDGPLFGFHRMNAFVSLEKMESFHFHDVEKNANIERDMKLYREHVRNVFEKELKPELVS; this is encoded by the coding sequence ATGAAAAAAGTACTAATCATCAACGGAGGACAGAATTTCGGACATTCCGGAGGAAAATATAATCAGACTATTGCAGAAAATACATTAGCAGCCCTTAAAGAATTTGATAATGTAGAAGTGAAGATCACCAATGTAAGTGAAAATTATGATAAACATGAAGAAGTGCAAAAGTTTGTCTGGGCAGATTACATTATTTACCATACTCCAATCTGGTGGTTTCAGCTTCCGAACGGATTAAAAAGATATATTGATGAAGTTTTCACAGCAGGTCATGCAAAAGGAATTTATATGAGTGATGGAAGAAAGGCTGAGAATCCTGAAATCAACTATGGTACGGGAGGAATGCTTGGTGGCAGAAAATATATGCTGACTACCAGCTGGAACGCTCCTGCAACAGCTTTTACACTTCCCGGAGAATTTTTCAGTGAAACAAGTGTAGATGATGGACCATTATTTGGTTTCCATAGAATGAATGCCTTTGTTTCGCTGGAGAAAATGGAAAGTTTTCACTTCCATGATGTGGAGAAAAATGCTAATATAGAGCGTGATATGAAGCTTTACAGAGAACATGTAAGAAATGTATTTGAAAAAGAATTAAAACCAGAATTAGTATCATGA
- a CDS encoding metallophosphoesterase family protein — translation MIQIAVFSDVHGNLPALEVVLKDIEQRGIRQKLCLGDLVDFAPWGNEVIEKIRNLNIPCLMGNHDERIAFDIPVVPLSKHSEEETNARFIAIDHSKKHITEENKTFLSELPFHLKLNYKVGEKHWNIQLVHSSLESNDTYLYESENDEVFENMLKDSRADIVVMGHTHLSFKKQFENNTWAVNCGSVGRSKEENRLASYLVLTLDEEKITPEIVQLPYPIDETVRQIWESGIPDYYASFLKNENVLIL, via the coding sequence ATGATACAGATAGCGGTTTTTAGTGATGTGCATGGAAATCTTCCTGCCCTGGAAGTAGTGTTGAAAGATATTGAGCAGAGAGGAATCAGGCAGAAGTTATGCTTAGGAGATCTGGTGGATTTTGCACCCTGGGGAAATGAAGTGATAGAAAAAATAAGAAACCTGAACATTCCCTGCCTGATGGGAAATCATGATGAAAGAATTGCTTTTGATATTCCTGTTGTTCCTTTGTCCAAGCATTCGGAAGAAGAGACGAATGCCAGATTCATAGCAATCGATCATTCTAAAAAACATATTACAGAAGAGAATAAAACGTTTTTATCAGAGCTGCCTTTTCATTTAAAATTAAATTATAAAGTAGGGGAAAAGCATTGGAATATTCAATTGGTTCATTCCAGTCTTGAAAGTAATGATACTTATCTTTATGAATCAGAAAATGATGAGGTTTTTGAGAATATGCTAAAAGATTCCCGAGCTGATATTGTGGTGATGGGACATACCCATTTATCATTTAAAAAACAGTTTGAAAATAATACCTGGGCTGTTAATTGTGGCTCTGTAGGACGTTCTAAAGAAGAAAACAGACTGGCTTCCTATTTGGTGCTGACTTTAGACGAAGAAAAAATCACCCCTGAAATTGTACAATTACCATATCCGATTGATGAAACAGTCCGTCAGATATGGGAAAGCGGGATTCCTGATTATTATGCCTCATTTCTGAAGAATGAAAATGTATTAATATTATAA
- a CDS encoding LysR family transcriptional regulator, with protein sequence MVNLEWYRTFKAIYKTGTLTGAADALFISQPGVSLHLSSLEAYVGYKLFDRTGRKMIPTERGKVLFNAVAEPITKLEDVEKNFQKSTEKHTPTISVGMCFETFQTTLEQYVSSLPFNLIISFGEYPEMLDQLDKGILDLIITPKKGSSPNIEHEAFSSEQIVLVGGKDVDKAAFNKMLKTKDAEQIEGWLKNEKWYGTTGDMEHLFQFWILNFGHKPNFRPNYIVPNMNSIIRCLKGGTGLAVVPDFLCRSDIESGEVQLIWEGKKKFENTLYFGCRKKTNYQTEIEHIKGLFRKVMN encoded by the coding sequence ATGGTCAATTTAGAATGGTATCGTACTTTTAAGGCGATATATAAAACCGGGACATTGACGGGTGCTGCTGATGCTTTATTCATATCACAGCCGGGAGTGAGTCTGCATTTAAGCTCATTGGAAGCTTATGTAGGATACAAACTATTCGACAGGACCGGTAGAAAAATGATTCCTACAGAACGCGGGAAAGTATTGTTTAATGCCGTTGCTGAACCTATTACCAAACTGGAAGATGTAGAAAAAAACTTCCAGAAATCTACAGAAAAACATACCCCTACCATTAGTGTGGGAATGTGTTTTGAAACGTTTCAGACTACTTTGGAACAGTATGTTTCTTCATTGCCTTTTAATCTGATTATCAGTTTTGGAGAATATCCGGAAATGCTGGATCAGCTGGACAAAGGAATTCTTGATCTTATCATTACGCCGAAAAAAGGATCTTCACCCAATATCGAGCATGAAGCATTTTCTTCCGAGCAGATCGTTCTTGTAGGAGGGAAAGATGTGGATAAAGCTGCTTTCAATAAAATGTTAAAAACAAAAGATGCAGAGCAGATTGAAGGATGGCTGAAGAATGAAAAATGGTACGGAACCACCGGAGATATGGAACACCTTTTCCAGTTCTGGATATTGAATTTTGGTCATAAACCCAATTTCCGTCCCAATTATATTGTTCCCAATATGAATTCCATCATCCGTTGTCTGAAAGGAGGAACAGGATTAGCTGTTGTTCCCGATTTTCTATGCAGAAGCGATATCGAAAGCGGTGAAGTTCAGTTAATCTGGGAAGGAAAGAAGAAATTTGAAAATACATTGTACTTCGGATGCCGTAAGAAAACCAATTATCAAACTGAAATTGAACATATTAAAGGTTTATTCCGTAAGGTGATGAACTAG
- a CDS encoding GNAT family N-acetyltransferase, with protein sequence MEDFTFNLLNSDSEIPYHLLLLADETKEAINQYIFNSDIYLLNNGTENIAVMALYKKSNSELEIKNVAVTESCRSKGIGGILMDKAKEIAKENHYKTLTVGTSDTGFQQIRFYEKNGFIKNGVLKDFFIKNYPDPIYENGLQMKDMILLVHHLTE encoded by the coding sequence ATGGAAGATTTTACTTTTAATCTATTAAATTCTGATTCGGAAATTCCTTATCATCTCTTGCTGCTGGCAGATGAAACCAAGGAGGCGATCAATCAATATATTTTCAATTCTGACATCTATCTTCTGAATAATGGTACTGAAAATATTGCTGTGATGGCACTGTACAAGAAGAGCAATAGTGAACTGGAAATTAAAAACGTCGCAGTGACTGAAAGTTGCCGAAGTAAGGGCATCGGAGGAATCCTGATGGATAAAGCAAAAGAAATTGCAAAAGAAAATCATTATAAAACACTGACTGTCGGAACATCGGATACCGGTTTCCAACAGATCAGATTTTATGAGAAAAACGGATTCATCAAAAATGGAGTTCTGAAAGATTTCTTTATTAAAAATTATCCAGATCCTATTTATGAAAACGGTTTACAGATGAAAGATATGATTTTACTAGTTCATCACCTTACGGAATAA
- a CDS encoding GNAT family N-acetyltransferase has protein sequence MSQNIRLAAAEDYPRIMEIWESAVKATHDFLAEKDFNYFKEAIPRDYLPNLEVYLITEDNEAKGFASVAEGNLEMLFIHNDTRGKGYGKTLYQFMKEKTGLTKVDVNEQNLQAIGFYEKMGFKKIGRSEKDGSGKDYPLIHMSL, from the coding sequence ATGTCACAAAATATCAGACTGGCTGCTGCAGAAGATTATCCAAGAATTATGGAAATCTGGGAATCGGCTGTAAAAGCAACTCACGATTTTCTTGCTGAAAAAGATTTCAATTATTTTAAAGAAGCCATTCCAAGAGATTATCTTCCTAACCTGGAAGTTTATTTAATCACTGAAGATAATGAAGCTAAAGGATTTGCCTCTGTAGCAGAAGGCAACCTCGAAATGCTTTTTATTCATAATGACACGCGTGGAAAAGGCTACGGAAAAACGCTTTATCAATTCATGAAAGAGAAAACCGGATTGACCAAAGTGGATGTGAATGAACAAAATCTTCAAGCCATCGGGTTTTATGAAAAAATGGGTTTCAAAAAAATCGGAAGATCTGAGAAAGACGGTTCAGGAAAAGACTATCCACTTATTCATATGAGTCTGTAA
- a CDS encoding aldo/keto reductase gives MQKKTYTGQPVVTLNNGVDIPALGFGVWQMEDLKECENAVIKAIQSGYRMIDTAAIYQNETAVGAGVKNSGVGREALFITSKVWVQDHGYEKAKSAFQRTLDRLQMDYLDMYLIHWPYGDFLGTWKALEELYKEGKIKAIGVCNFTIEKLEELKANSTVLPVINQIELHPVFQQKELQVYDRENNIITQPWSPLGNGNAQLLSNPDLKAIAEKYGKTVAQVILRWHLQEGFVVIPKSVTPSRIEENFNVFDFELTEDEMNVVRSLDTGKRLFFDPKDPEWEQKMLNSVADI, from the coding sequence ATGCAAAAGAAAACCTATACAGGACAGCCTGTGGTAACCTTAAATAACGGAGTGGATATTCCTGCTTTAGGCTTTGGAGTATGGCAGATGGAAGACCTGAAAGAATGTGAGAATGCAGTAATAAAAGCTATTCAGAGCGGATATAGAATGATTGATACGGCTGCTATTTATCAGAATGAAACGGCTGTAGGTGCCGGGGTAAAAAATAGCGGAGTAGGCAGAGAAGCATTATTTATCACATCAAAAGTATGGGTTCAGGATCATGGGTATGAAAAAGCTAAAAGTGCTTTTCAGAGAACATTAGACAGACTGCAGATGGATTATCTTGATATGTACCTTATCCACTGGCCTTATGGAGACTTTTTAGGAACCTGGAAAGCTTTGGAAGAATTATACAAGGAAGGAAAGATCAAAGCTATAGGAGTATGTAATTTTACGATTGAGAAACTGGAAGAATTAAAAGCCAATTCAACCGTGTTGCCGGTAATCAACCAAATTGAACTGCACCCGGTATTCCAGCAAAAAGAATTGCAGGTATATGACAGAGAAAATAATATCATAACACAGCCATGGAGTCCGCTTGGAAATGGGAATGCCCAGCTTTTAAGTAATCCTGATCTGAAAGCAATTGCTGAAAAATATGGTAAAACCGTAGCTCAGGTAATTCTGAGATGGCATCTTCAGGAAGGATTTGTAGTGATTCCAAAATCTGTGACACCATCAAGAATTGAAGAAAACTTTAATGTATTTGATTTTGAACTTACAGAAGATGAAATGAATGTTGTCCGTTCTCTGGATACAGGGAAAAGATTATTCTTTGATCCTAAAGATCCTGAATGGGAGCAAAAAATGCTGAATTCCGTAGCGGATATTTAA
- a CDS encoding DNA alkylation repair protein yields MTAQEFIQTLSLFRNEKELDKVEKFFKGNDGITKSFGVKFGDVFTMAKEFSAMPLDEVNKLLDSDFYEVRMGAVSIMDFQARNKKTTEDQKKDLFDLYLNRHDRLNNWDFVDRAARNIIGEYLFDKPRDILYKLACSDSPWERRTAIVSTHAFIRKNDVKDTFALAEILIHDPNELVNKAVGSWIREAGKKDQEKLHDFLTTYAKTMSAVTFSYATEKLDPVSKLHYKGLRKAK; encoded by the coding sequence ATGACTGCACAGGAATTCATACAAACACTCTCGTTATTCAGGAATGAAAAAGAACTCGATAAAGTAGAGAAGTTTTTCAAAGGAAATGATGGGATTACAAAGAGTTTCGGAGTGAAATTCGGAGATGTCTTTACTATGGCTAAAGAGTTTTCTGCTATGCCTTTGGATGAGGTCAATAAACTCCTTGACAGCGATTTTTATGAAGTAAGAATGGGGGCAGTGAGTATCATGGATTTCCAGGCCAGAAATAAAAAAACGACTGAAGATCAGAAAAAAGACCTTTTTGATCTGTACCTGAATCGCCATGACCGTTTGAATAACTGGGATTTTGTAGACAGGGCGGCCAGAAATATTATTGGAGAATATCTTTTTGACAAGCCTAGAGATATCTTGTATAAGCTTGCTTGTTCCGACAGTCCGTGGGAAAGGAGAACAGCCATTGTAAGCACTCATGCGTTTATCAGGAAAAATGATGTAAAAGATACTTTTGCCCTTGCAGAAATCCTTATTCATGATCCTAATGAACTGGTGAATAAAGCAGTAGGAAGCTGGATCAGAGAGGCTGGAAAAAAAGACCAGGAGAAACTACATGATTTTCTCACTACTTATGCTAAAACAATGTCTGCTGTTACATTTTCTTACGCTACAGAAAAGCTTGATCCAGTATCAAAATTACACTATAAAGGACTGAGGAAAGCAAAATAA
- a CDS encoding NAD(P)H-dependent flavin oxidoreductase: MFWPDTISRKLGIQYPVIQAPMFGVSTVQMVAAAAKAGCLGSLALADLSADQSVELIRETKKLTDKLFAANIFVHHIPEVTDALKEKFIKTKQFLEQLAKQNNIEVELPELETISIHPYHEQVDIIIEENCKILSFTFGNLDDQSIQKLKENEITLIGTCTSVNEALQLEKSGIDIICVQGIEAGGHRGSFEAEHIPQIGGLSLLSQVYDHVNVPLIYAGGIYGARTLQAVKDLGAQGFQVGNLLLASQESALQPFEKERLKKVREEEIVLTKSFSGRYARGVKNQFIETVENSEYILPYPYQNKLTNALRKAAKSLQNPEFVGIWVGQSIHQYSELSTEEILRNLITECER, translated from the coding sequence ATGTTTTGGCCGGATACAATCAGTAGAAAACTAGGGATACAATACCCTGTAATTCAGGCTCCGATGTTTGGAGTAAGTACGGTACAGATGGTGGCAGCTGCTGCAAAAGCAGGTTGTCTGGGATCACTGGCGCTGGCAGATCTTTCTGCGGATCAGTCTGTTGAATTGATCAGGGAAACGAAAAAACTGACTGATAAACTTTTTGCAGCCAATATATTTGTACATCACATTCCTGAAGTGACCGACGCTTTAAAAGAAAAGTTTATCAAAACGAAGCAGTTCCTTGAGCAGCTGGCGAAACAAAATAATATTGAGGTAGAACTTCCGGAACTTGAGACGATCAGTATACATCCTTATCATGAGCAGGTGGATATCATCATCGAAGAAAATTGTAAGATCTTGAGTTTTACATTCGGAAATCTGGATGATCAGAGTATTCAGAAATTAAAAGAAAACGAAATTACCCTTATCGGAACCTGTACTTCTGTGAATGAAGCTTTGCAGCTTGAAAAATCAGGTATTGATATCATCTGTGTTCAGGGAATAGAGGCGGGAGGCCACAGGGGAAGTTTTGAGGCGGAGCACATTCCGCAGATCGGAGGTTTATCTTTGCTGTCACAGGTGTATGATCATGTAAATGTTCCTTTGATCTATGCAGGGGGAATCTATGGAGCAAGAACACTACAGGCTGTTAAAGATTTAGGAGCTCAGGGATTCCAGGTTGGAAATCTTCTGCTGGCTTCTCAGGAAAGTGCTTTGCAGCCTTTTGAAAAAGAAAGACTGAAAAAAGTACGGGAAGAAGAGATTGTTTTAACAAAAAGCTTTTCCGGAAGATATGCCAGAGGAGTGAAAAATCAGTTTATAGAAACGGTTGAAAATTCAGAATATATTTTACCATATCCTTATCAGAACAAGCTGACCAATGCACTGCGTAAAGCTGCAAAATCTTTGCAAAATCCGGAATTTGTTGGAATCTGGGTTGGACAGTCTATTCATCAGTATAGTGAACTTTCCACAGAAGAAATTTTGAGAAATCTGATCACAGAATGTGAAAGATAG
- a CDS encoding UDP-N-acetylmuramate--L-alanine ligase, producing the protein MKTHFIAIGGSAMHNLAIALKDKGYQVTGSDDAIFEPSKSRLEKKGILPQEMGWFPEKITPDIDAVILGMHAHQDNPELARAKELGLKIYSYPEFLYEQSKNKTRVVIAGSHGKTTITSMILHVLNFHQKDVDFMVGAQLEGFDCMVKLTQDNDFMVLEGDEYLSSPIDLRSKFLLYQPNIALMSGIAWDHINVFKTFDDYIDQFRKFVASITPGGVLVYNEEDPEVVKVVENAENYFRKIPYNTPEYEINNGKVYLKTEMGDVPLSVFGAHNLLNMEGARHICRQLGIMDEDFYEAIMSFKGASKRLEKVEREDKGILYKDFAHAPSKVKAAVKAFTEQFKNDKKYGFLELHTYSSLNPAFLEQYDHAMDGLNEAIVFYSEDALKIKRMEPISPEFIKEKFKNENLKVFTNAEDLHAYWNTLDKTDGVYLMMSSGNFGGLDLTK; encoded by the coding sequence TTGAAAACCCACTTCATTGCCATTGGCGGAAGCGCCATGCATAATCTTGCGATTGCATTAAAAGACAAAGGATATCAGGTGACAGGTTCTGATGATGCTATTTTTGAGCCTTCAAAATCCCGCCTGGAAAAGAAAGGAATTCTGCCTCAGGAAATGGGATGGTTCCCGGAAAAGATCACTCCGGATATTGATGCTGTTATTCTTGGGATGCATGCCCACCAGGATAATCCTGAGCTGGCAAGAGCAAAAGAACTGGGTCTGAAAATATATTCTTATCCTGAATTCCTTTACGAACAGTCAAAAAATAAAACAAGAGTTGTCATTGCCGGATCACATGGTAAAACAACCATTACTTCAATGATCCTTCATGTTTTGAATTTCCACCAGAAAGATGTGGATTTCATGGTAGGCGCTCAGCTTGAAGGTTTCGACTGTATGGTAAAACTGACTCAGGATAATGATTTCATGGTTCTGGAAGGTGATGAATACCTTTCTTCTCCTATCGACCTTCGTTCTAAATTTTTACTGTATCAGCCGAATATCGCTTTGATGAGTGGCATTGCATGGGATCATATCAATGTTTTCAAAACATTTGATGATTATATTGATCAGTTCAGAAAGTTTGTAGCAAGCATTACACCAGGTGGAGTTCTGGTATACAATGAAGAGGATCCGGAAGTAGTGAAAGTAGTGGAAAATGCAGAAAACTATTTCAGAAAAATCCCTTACAACACTCCTGAATATGAAATCAATAATGGTAAAGTGTATTTAAAAACTGAAATGGGAGATGTTCCGCTTTCTGTTTTTGGAGCCCACAACCTGTTGAATATGGAAGGAGCAAGACATATCTGCCGACAGCTTGGTATTATGGATGAAGACTTCTATGAGGCTATTATGAGCTTCAAAGGAGCATCCAAACGTCTTGAAAAAGTAGAAAGAGAAGATAAAGGAATACTTTATAAAGATTTCGCTCATGCACCAAGCAAGGTGAAGGCAGCTGTAAAAGCATTTACGGAGCAATTCAAAAATGATAAGAAATATGGATTTCTGGAGCTTCACACTTATTCCAGCTTAAATCCGGCCTTCCTTGAGCAGTATGATCATGCAATGGACGGCTTGAATGAAGCCATCGTTTTCTACTCTGAAGATGCTTTGAAGATCAAGAGAATGGAGCCTATATCTCCAGAATTTATCAAAGAAAAATTCAAGAATGAAAATTTAAAGGTTTTCACGAATGCTGAAGATCTTCATGCCTATTGGAATACATTGGATAAAACGGATGGTGTTTATTTAATGATGAGTTCCGGAAATTTTGGCGGTCTTGATTTAACAAAATAA
- a CDS encoding lysophospholipid acyltransferase family protein produces MAKKNIFTDAFGTPYFLKRFIIFILGVVSYRRFNGFNKLKITGTEHLVDLPDSNVLFVSNHQTYFADVAAMYHAFCAVNNGYLNTIKNPIYLLNPKIDFYYVAAEETMNKGILPKIFKIAGAVTVKRTWRAEGKNVNRMVDMSEVDNIMKALDNGWVATFPQGTTSAFAQGRRGTAKLVKNQRPIVIPIKINGFRRAFDKKGLRVKVTGVKPTMEFKAPLDIDYDNEKAPEILLKIMTAIEQTEDFNLLHSYDEELKAKKLEQKDSNN; encoded by the coding sequence ATGGCGAAGAAAAATATTTTCACCGATGCATTCGGAACACCTTATTTTTTGAAAAGGTTTATTATTTTTATTTTAGGAGTTGTATCATACAGAAGATTCAACGGCTTTAATAAGTTAAAGATAACCGGAACAGAACACCTTGTGGATCTTCCGGATTCTAACGTACTTTTTGTATCCAACCATCAGACCTATTTTGCAGATGTGGCAGCAATGTACCATGCTTTCTGTGCTGTAAATAACGGATATTTAAACACGATAAAAAACCCGATCTACCTATTGAACCCTAAGATCGATTTTTACTATGTAGCAGCAGAGGAAACCATGAATAAAGGTATTCTTCCCAAAATTTTCAAAATTGCGGGTGCTGTAACAGTAAAAAGAACATGGAGAGCTGAAGGGAAAAATGTCAACAGAATGGTAGATATGAGTGAGGTAGACAACATTATGAAAGCATTGGACAATGGCTGGGTAGCGACTTTCCCTCAAGGAACTACTTCCGCTTTTGCACAGGGACGAAGAGGAACTGCCAAATTGGTGAAAAATCAGCGTCCTATTGTAATTCCAATCAAAATAAACGGATTCAGAAGAGCTTTTGATAAAAAAGGACTCCGCGTAAAGGTAACCGGTGTAAAACCTACGATGGAATTCAAAGCTCCTTTGGATATTGATTATGATAATGAAAAAGCACCGGAAATTTTATTGAAAATCATGACTGCCATTGAGCAGACAGAAGATTTCAACTTATTACACAGTTATGATGAAGAACTTAAAGCTAAAAAATTAGAACAAAAGGACTCAAATAATTAA